From Cellulosimicrobium cellulans, the proteins below share one genomic window:
- a CDS encoding 3-keto-disaccharide hydrolase, which translates to MSSTTRPPVLRRAHRARLAGAAALAVGVALAAPAAAVVPAAPETPAPEASTAVAAVPRAAAPDDGYDVIFDGTAESFEAWEYAGDGGFDLLDDGTIRSRAGAGGGFGTLWYPVRQYGDFSLVVQFRDDAPGDARANSGVQVRFPDLSGPVEGCPTTFNGNETGNLSWIAVNCGHEIQVNDSPEGGSNDPRKTGSVYGFADIGLDRARPTAKGTWNELEVRVVGQHYTVIRDGVVINEYENLPGVPFPDRPLDPDSSSRGLVGYVGLQAHGSAPDVVTYRDVRVRELPPVHVEVDARCLAGTAHVAVRALNVGEDAVDLTLGAATGERSFADVQPGRNAYQAFSTRAASVEAGAATLTVAGDDGPVVVETPYAGVDCG; encoded by the coding sequence ATGTCGAGCACCACCCGTCCCCCCGTCCTCCGCCGGGCGCACCGCGCCCGCCTCGCCGGGGCGGCCGCGCTCGCCGTCGGGGTCGCGCTCGCCGCGCCGGCCGCGGCGGTCGTGCCGGCGGCACCGGAGACCCCGGCGCCCGAGGCCTCGACGGCCGTGGCAGCGGTGCCCCGGGCCGCGGCGCCCGACGACGGGTACGACGTGATCTTCGACGGCACCGCGGAGTCGTTCGAGGCCTGGGAGTACGCGGGCGACGGCGGGTTCGACCTGCTCGACGACGGCACGATCCGCTCCCGGGCGGGTGCGGGCGGCGGGTTCGGGACGCTCTGGTACCCGGTCCGGCAGTACGGGGACTTCTCGCTCGTCGTGCAGTTCCGCGACGACGCGCCCGGGGACGCACGCGCCAACAGCGGCGTGCAGGTCCGGTTCCCGGACCTGTCCGGTCCCGTCGAGGGGTGCCCGACGACGTTCAACGGCAACGAGACGGGCAACCTCTCGTGGATCGCCGTCAACTGCGGGCACGAGATCCAGGTGAACGACTCCCCCGAGGGCGGGTCGAACGACCCCCGCAAGACCGGGTCCGTCTACGGGTTCGCCGACATCGGGCTCGACCGCGCGCGCCCCACCGCGAAGGGCACGTGGAACGAGCTGGAGGTGCGCGTCGTCGGGCAGCACTACACGGTGATCCGGGACGGGGTCGTCATCAACGAGTACGAGAACCTGCCCGGCGTCCCGTTCCCCGACCGCCCGCTCGACCCGGACTCGAGCAGCCGCGGCCTCGTCGGGTACGTCGGTCTCCAGGCGCACGGGTCCGCGCCCGACGTCGTCACCTACCGCGACGTGCGGGTCCGCGAGCTCCCGCCCGTCCACGTCGAGGTCGACGCGCGGTGCCTGGCGGGCACGGCGCACGTCGCCGTGCGCGCGCTCAACGTCGGGGAGGACGCCGTGGACCTCACCCTCGGCGCGGCCACGGGCGAGCGTTCGTTCGCCGACGTCCAGCCGGGCCGCAACGCCTACCAGGCGTTCAGCACACGGGCCGCGTCGGTCGAGGCGGGCGCCGCCACGCTGACGGTCGCGGGCGACGACGGCCCGGTCGTCGTCGAGACGCCGTACGCCGGGGTCGACTGCGGCTGA
- a CDS encoding GntR family transcriptional regulator: MAGAEERVLESARVAATLRDEILDGARRPGSRLVERDLAADFGVSRIPVRDALKALEGEGLVVLRPHTWAVVREFSDADLADLDEVREVLEPLAFRLAAERHGPEGLDRLRSALASELEGARTADSVGSRRSAADFHEIVTDLADNQLLRDMMQGIRSRVRWALSQHDDLAHVTEEHAELFEAVASRDGERAAALAEAHVDSSRRQRSAHVAALRSGD; encoded by the coding sequence GTGGCCGGAGCCGAGGAGCGAGTGCTGGAGTCCGCACGGGTCGCGGCGACGCTGCGCGACGAGATCCTGGACGGGGCGCGACGCCCGGGTTCCCGGCTGGTCGAGCGGGATCTCGCGGCCGACTTCGGCGTGAGCCGCATCCCCGTGCGCGACGCGCTCAAGGCGCTCGAGGGGGAGGGGCTCGTGGTGCTGCGCCCGCACACCTGGGCCGTGGTCCGGGAGTTCTCCGACGCGGACCTCGCCGACCTCGACGAGGTCCGGGAGGTGCTGGAACCGCTGGCGTTCCGCCTCGCGGCCGAGCGGCACGGCCCGGAGGGGCTGGACCGGCTGCGGAGCGCGCTCGCGAGCGAGCTGGAGGGCGCGCGCACGGCCGACAGCGTCGGGTCGCGTCGGTCCGCGGCCGACTTCCACGAGATCGTGACCGACCTCGCCGACAACCAGCTCCTGCGGGACATGATGCAGGGCATCCGCAGCCGTGTGCGCTGGGCGTTGTCGCAGCACGACGACCTCGCGCACGTCACCGAGGAGCACGCGGAGCTCTTCGAGGCGGTCGCGTCGCGCGACGGCGAGCGTGCCGCCGCCCTGGCCGAGGCGCACGTCGACAGCAGCCGTCGTCAGCGCTCCGCGCACGTCGCAGCGCTGCGCTCGGGGGACTGA